The stretch of DNA TTATGCAAAAACTTTGAATATTTGGCATGAGAATTTTGAAAAAAAATTGGAAGAAGTTAAAAAGTTAGGTTTTGATGACTATTTTATACGAATGTGGAAAATGTATCTAAACTATTGTGAAGCTGCATTTTTAACAAGAAACATAAATCTTCATCAATTGGTTTTTACAAGAGACCAAAATATAGATTTAAACAAAGGATTAATCGCATGAAAAATTTAATATTAGTTTTTTTAACAACAATACTACTAACAGGATGTACGAGCATGAAAATAGAAGATTTTAACAACACAAAACCAGAGTTTATTCCACAAGATTATTTTAATGGAAAACTAAGAGCCTATGGAATCGTAAAAGATAGAAGTGGAAAAATAACAAGAACATTCAAAGGAACAATGATTGGTTCTTGGGATAAAAATGGCGTTGGAACACTTGATGAGTATTTTGTTTATAATGATGGTGAAGAGATGAAAAGGGTTTGGACTTTAAAACCTACTGAAAATAAAAAGTTTATAGCAACTGCCGATGATATTATTGGGGAAAGCCCAATGATAGCAAATGGAAATACAGTAATGCTTGATTATGTTATGAGAACTGCTTATAAAGATTCTACTATTGATTTAAGTGTTCAAGATTGGCTTCATTTACAAGATGATGGAGTTATTATAAATCACTCTAAACTGAAAAAATTTGGCTTTGTTGTTGGCGAAATTGTAATTACGATAATTAAGGATTAAAAAATGGCTTGTAAATGCAAAGATATTTTTAGCATAAGTGAGAAAAAAAGTAAGATTCATTTTATAACTCAAATAACAGAGTTAATAATAAAATCTTCAAATTTAATGAAAACTTTGGGATTTGAAACTTCAAAAATAGAAGGAATTGTAACTATTGAAAATAAAAATCCAAAGCTTTTTTTTGAAGAGAATTTTGACTTTTTTAATACAAATTTTAATGATTTAGAAAAAGATGAAATAAAAATATTCATAGAAAATGAAGAAAATCAACTTTCACTTGGAACTATATTTTTTGCAAAACCAATGAACAGATATTTACATTTTATTGAAGATAGGAACTTCTTTGATATTATAGAAAATAGCAGTTTAACAGCCCACTTTCAAGCAATCATTGATATGAAAACAAATAAAATATTTGCCTATGAGGCTCTTACACGTGGAGTTTTGCCAAATGGTGAACTTATGTATCCCGATATTTTATTTTCAAAATCTACACGAAATGATATGAACTTTACCCTTGATAGAATGTGCAGAGAAACTGCACTTAAAACAACAGCTGTGAAAAAAATAGATGCAAAGGTTTTTATAAACTTTATTCCAACTTCTATTTATGATCCGGAATTTTGTTTAGCTTCTACTGTAAAATGGGCAAAACAGCTAGACTTTGACCCAAAAAATATAGTTT from Arcobacter suis CECT 7833 encodes:
- a CDS encoding DUF3833 domain-containing protein; its protein translation is MKNLILVFLTTILLTGCTSMKIEDFNNTKPEFIPQDYFNGKLRAYGIVKDRSGKITRTFKGTMIGSWDKNGVGTLDEYFVYNDGEEMKRVWTLKPTENKKFIATADDIIGESPMIANGNTVMLDYVMRTAYKDSTIDLSVQDWLHLQDDGVIINHSKLKKFGFVVGEIVITIIKD
- a CDS encoding EAL domain-containing protein yields the protein MACKCKDIFSISEKKSKIHFITQITELIIKSSNLMKTLGFETSKIEGIVTIENKNPKLFFEENFDFFNTNFNDLEKDEIKIFIENEENQLSLGTIFFAKPMNRYLHFIEDRNFFDIIENSSLTAHFQAIIDMKTNKIFAYEALTRGVLPNGELMYPDILFSKSTRNDMNFTLDRMCRETALKTTAVKKIDAKVFINFIPTSIYDPEFCLASTVKWAKQLDFDPKNIVFEVVETQNVKDKEHLKTILNFYRDKGFLIALDDVGEGYSSLNMIIDIKPDIIKVDRNIIENIDKDTMKQSIYKALRTICIDNNIKILAEGVETLYELEKVKEIGVDYAQGYYFAKPSAEIIRII